A genomic segment from Glycine max cultivar Williams 82 chromosome 1, Glycine_max_v4.0, whole genome shotgun sequence encodes:
- the LOC102661143 gene encoding uncharacterized protein isoform X1, which yields MDVVSTGISGASYCTGTFNTVDCSPDGRLLTKCAGCGGKSRFCATYFEMDHANELSNSLKESANINTVRASLIVEECTRLGFGGVSLLLLLLQVTN from the exons ATGGATGTGG TTTCTACTGGTATTAGTGGTGCAAGCTACTGCACCGGAACTTTCAATACTGTCGATTGCTCTCCAGATGGAAG GTTACTAACAAAATGTGCAGGTTGTGGAGGCAAGTCAAGATTTTGTGCCACTTATTTTGAG ATGGATCATGCCAATGAATTATCAAACTCCCTGAAAGAAAGTGCCAATATTAACACTGTTCGGGCATCGCTTATTGTTGAAGAATGCACAAGACTTGGTTTTGGTG GTGTTTCCCTCTTGCTGTTGCTGCTGCAAGTCACAAATTAA
- the LOC102661143 gene encoding uncharacterized protein isoform X2, protein MWFLLVLVVQATAPELSILSIALQMEGCGGKSRFCATYFEMDHANELSNSLKESANINTVRASLIVEECTRLGFGGVSLLLLLLQVTN, encoded by the exons ATGTGG TTTCTACTGGTATTAGTGGTGCAAGCTACTGCACCGGAACTTTCAATACTGTCGATTGCTCTCCAGATGGAAG GTTGTGGAGGCAAGTCAAGATTTTGTGCCACTTATTTTGAG ATGGATCATGCCAATGAATTATCAAACTCCCTGAAAGAAAGTGCCAATATTAACACTGTTCGGGCATCGCTTATTGTTGAAGAATGCACAAGACTTGGTTTTGGTG GTGTTTCCCTCTTGCTGTTGCTGCTGCAAGTCACAAATTAA
- the LOC106794262 gene encoding protein PHYLLO, chloroplastic, producing the protein MNLAVSALGGWRVCNGAMFLLEGGGNGLGMGSGRVCSRSRSEVSGVRVGVRLDGPVPLKDDVLEKEVVFEQCVTRTLSPALTLEEGLEKLKEALQILNSPSPSSPTGFLRFQVALPPSPKTFTLFCSQPHSSSVFPLIYVSKNDADSKSLYVNLDDNVSHQKERFFLVFHPSD; encoded by the exons ATGAATTTGGCGGTGTCGGCGTTGGGAGGGTGGAGGGTGTGCAATGGAGCAATGTTTTTGCTTGAGGGAGGCGGTAATGGTTTGGGAATGGGAAGTGGGAGAGTGTGCAGTCGGAGTCGGAGTGAGGTTAGTGGAGTCAGAGTCGGAGTGAGGCTGGATGGACCTGTGCCCCTAAAAGACGACGTTTTGGAAAAGGAAGTGGTTTTCGAGCAGTGCGTGACGCGGACTCTGTCTCCGGCGTTGACATTGGAGGAGGGACTTGAGAAACTGAAGGAGGCTCTCCAAATCTTGAATTCTCCTTCCCCTTCTTCCCCTACTGGATTCCTTAGGTTTCAGGTGGCGCTCCCTCCCAGTCCTAAGACCTTCACTTTGTTTTGCTCCCAACCCCACTCCTCCTCGGTCTTTCCTCTCATTTATGTTTCCAAGAACGATGCCGACTCTAAATCACTCTATGTCAATTTGGATGATAATGTGAGTCACCAGAAAGAAaggttctttttggtttttcatcCCTCAG ATTGA